From a region of the Gordonia sp. PP30 genome:
- a CDS encoding MerR family transcriptional regulator, translating into MTASSRGDAQWTVGRLAELTGVTVRTLHHYDAIGLLTPSGRSTAGYRLYDAADLARLQQVVLYRRLELPLDEIAELLDANTSPEAHLRRQRAAVIARRDELTELVGAIDRALERTMDQRPATDTELREIFGDGFADEYQTEARERWGDTDAWKQSAARTQRYTKADWAAIKADMDAINDAFAAAKRAGEPADGAVATAVAERARRHIDDRFYDCPPSFHACLGEMYVADPRFAATYDDLEPGLARYVRDAIVANAGLANRPSAEHPATGG; encoded by the coding sequence ATGACGGCTTCCTCCCGCGGCGACGCTCAGTGGACGGTCGGCCGGCTCGCCGAGCTGACCGGCGTCACGGTGCGCACCCTGCACCACTACGACGCGATCGGCCTGCTCACGCCGAGCGGCCGCTCCACGGCGGGCTATCGCCTGTACGACGCCGCCGACCTGGCGCGGCTGCAGCAGGTGGTGCTCTACCGGCGGCTGGAACTGCCGCTGGACGAGATCGCCGAGCTGCTGGATGCGAACACCTCGCCCGAGGCACACCTCCGCAGGCAACGGGCCGCCGTCATCGCCCGGCGCGACGAGCTCACCGAGCTGGTCGGCGCCATCGACCGAGCATTGGAGAGAACCATGGATCAGCGACCGGCCACCGACACCGAACTGCGCGAGATATTCGGCGACGGTTTCGCCGACGAGTACCAGACCGAGGCGCGGGAGCGCTGGGGCGACACCGACGCCTGGAAGCAGTCGGCCGCCCGCACCCAGCGGTACACGAAGGCCGACTGGGCCGCGATCAAGGCGGACATGGACGCGATCAACGACGCCTTCGCCGCGGCCAAGCGGGCGGGCGAACCGGCCGACGGCGCGGTCGCGACGGCCGTCGCCGAACGTGCCCGGCGGCACATCGACGACCGCTTCTACGACTGCCCGCCGTCGTTCCATGCGTGCCTCGGCGAGATGTACGTCGCCGACCCCCGATTCGCCGCCACCTACGACGACCTCGAACCGGGTCTCGCCCGGTACGTCCGGGATGCGATCGTCGCCAATGCGGGCCTCGCGAACCGGCCGAGCGCTGAGCATCCGGCGACGGGCGGGTAG
- a CDS encoding lipase family protein: MKRALTTALATVGTAAVLVGAVAAPAAATPNRTPGLGEVFNGYVVGTFTGAKLASPEEILRPLSPGDPFYAEPALKPSDTPGTVLKAKQVDVQFLGVKPGKLDAWKTMYVTTDLQGRRDISTGIVMIPRDGRKNSERKVVGYQMANDSVGGNCHPSAMWTGADPMDGASWSALGPLAQLLGKGYAVVISDVGNNGDLSPHGVFAGRYSAMTTLDGLRAALSLHDAGLSAKAPIGLFGIAGGGVGAGFASELAPSYAPELNIRATVLEGMVVNYRNFIRTADGSVGSGFAMATLLGLEPHYPEMKIDAKLNPTGRAIADYYRGQCQTPAYFTMPMVPLRTLFNGRNPADIGDFQHAYRDNLLGKGTPAKSNRILIASCGADDSPMSLVPAADSRKLAGQWRGRGARVDYQPTDCSMVKFLTDMYGWGTDLFGMQTVDWLNAALKA; the protein is encoded by the coding sequence GTGAAACGCGCTCTCACCACCGCTCTCGCGACGGTCGGCACCGCCGCCGTCCTCGTCGGCGCCGTCGCTGCACCAGCCGCCGCCACACCCAACCGCACGCCCGGCCTCGGCGAGGTGTTCAACGGCTACGTCGTCGGCACCTTCACCGGAGCGAAGCTCGCGAGCCCCGAAGAGATCCTGCGGCCGCTCTCACCGGGCGACCCGTTCTACGCCGAGCCCGCGCTGAAACCGTCGGACACCCCGGGCACCGTGCTCAAGGCGAAGCAGGTCGACGTCCAGTTCCTCGGCGTGAAGCCGGGCAAGCTCGACGCGTGGAAGACGATGTACGTCACCACCGATCTGCAGGGCCGCCGCGACATCAGCACCGGCATCGTGATGATCCCGCGCGACGGCCGGAAGAACTCCGAACGCAAAGTCGTCGGCTACCAGATGGCCAACGACAGCGTCGGCGGCAACTGCCACCCCTCGGCGATGTGGACCGGCGCCGATCCGATGGACGGTGCGTCGTGGTCGGCGCTCGGGCCGCTGGCCCAGCTCCTCGGGAAGGGCTACGCCGTCGTGATCTCGGACGTCGGCAACAACGGCGACCTGAGCCCGCACGGTGTCTTCGCCGGCCGGTACAGCGCGATGACCACGCTCGACGGCCTGCGCGCCGCGCTGAGCCTGCACGACGCCGGGCTCTCCGCGAAGGCCCCGATCGGCCTGTTCGGGATCGCCGGCGGCGGCGTGGGCGCCGGTTTCGCGAGCGAGCTGGCACCGTCGTACGCGCCCGAGCTGAACATCCGCGCCACCGTCCTGGAGGGCATGGTGGTGAACTACCGCAACTTCATCCGCACCGCCGACGGCTCGGTCGGCTCCGGATTCGCGATGGCCACCCTGCTCGGCCTGGAACCGCATTACCCGGAGATGAAGATCGACGCCAAGCTCAACCCCACCGGCCGGGCGATCGCCGACTACTACCGCGGCCAGTGCCAGACGCCCGCCTACTTCACGATGCCGATGGTCCCGCTGCGCACCCTGTTCAACGGGCGGAATCCCGCCGACATCGGCGACTTCCAGCACGCCTACCGCGACAATCTCCTCGGCAAGGGCACGCCCGCCAAGAGCAACCGGATCCTGATCGCGTCGTGCGGGGCCGACGACTCCCCGATGTCGCTGGTGCCGGCCGCCGATTCGCGGAAGCTCGCCGGTCAGTGGCGCGGCCGCGGCGCCCGCGTCGACTACCAGCCGACCGACTGCAGCATGGTGAAGTTCCTGACCGACATGTACGGCTGGGGCACCGACCTGTTCGGCATGCAGACCGTCGACTGGCTGAACGCCGCGCTGAAGGCCTGA
- a CDS encoding helix-turn-helix domain-containing protein has protein sequence MPKLSGAQHAALWAIFNRADGRTGAGAVVSAELLAERQGIHPDTARAALSSVRALGLVLRTKRGGRSNSGQTWGSEWTLADPVAVLAVAAERQGLQPGESARLSTDTINRADPPGRDDQPGESARLTDDVNRADRSYQPGRSVVSTGPIDPPNRSLSISPPGGGPEPSPSAAASGTTDAYASRETGNSGAAAAEEQPAAVDIDAVEGAPQPPAPFARWSELLTDEGRVIAGRFNADGLTPDSVGAVEVAYARMHADPSGSVLPPYDLSRDGFSALLADAYHRYLDSAPGDFVDVVMTLAEGA, from the coding sequence GTGCCCAAGCTGTCCGGGGCGCAGCACGCCGCGCTGTGGGCGATCTTCAACCGCGCCGACGGTCGGACCGGTGCCGGTGCCGTGGTTTCTGCCGAGTTGCTGGCCGAACGACAGGGGATTCACCCGGATACCGCCCGGGCTGCTCTGTCGTCGGTGCGTGCGCTCGGTCTGGTGCTCCGCACCAAGCGCGGCGGCCGCTCCAACTCAGGGCAGACGTGGGGGAGCGAATGGACCCTCGCCGATCCGGTTGCCGTGCTTGCTGTCGCTGCTGAGCGCCAAGGGCTTCAACCGGGTGAATCCGCCCGGTTGAGCACCGACACTATCAACCGGGCCGATCCGCCCGGTCGTGACGATCAACCGGGTGAATCCGCCCGGTTGACTGACGATGTCAACCGGGCCGATCGGTCGTATCAACCGGGTCGATCGGTCGTATCAACCGGGCCGATCGACCCCCCCAATAGATCCTTATCCATATCCCCTCCTGGTGGAGGACCAGAACCGAGTCCCAGCGCTGCCGCCTCTGGGACGACGGATGCCTACGCATCGCGCGAGACGGGGAACAGCGGAGCAGCCGCAGCCGAGGAACAACCGGCCGCCGTCGACATTGACGCCGTCGAGGGCGCGCCGCAACCGCCGGCGCCGTTTGCTCGATGGTCCGAGCTGCTGACCGACGAGGGCCGCGTCATCGCGGGCCGGTTCAACGCCGACGGACTCACGCCCGACTCTGTCGGCGCCGTCGAAGTCGCCTACGCCCGAATGCACGCCGATCCGAGCGGGTCCGTGCTGCCGCCGTACGACCTGAGCCGCGACGGGTTCAGTGCGCTACTCGCTGACGCCTATCACCGGTACCTTGACTCGGCTCCGGGCGACTTCGTCGACGTCGTGATGACCCTCGCCGAGGGCGCCTGA
- a CDS encoding recombinase family protein: MSNTAPVQIPGRRRRVSTSAPAGTVLAYLRVSTDEQAESGAGLAAQRAAIVAEADRQGWTITGWHVDEGLSGGLAPSKRPALAAALDVLANREAAILVAAKLDRVSRSMSDAAALLDRSAREGWQLVTVDMAVDTSSPQGRAAAHMAMTFAELERGLISQRTREALATRKAAGVQLGRPTELDDDVLTRIITEASQGQSLRAIAQGLMADGIRTGAGKEQWHAPQVQRAMDSQRGQAIAAKLFG; encoded by the coding sequence ATGAGCAACACCGCCCCGGTCCAAATCCCCGGCCGTCGCCGCCGCGTCAGCACCAGCGCGCCCGCGGGCACCGTCCTCGCTTACCTCCGCGTCTCCACCGACGAGCAAGCCGAGTCCGGCGCCGGCCTCGCCGCGCAGCGCGCCGCGATCGTCGCCGAGGCCGACCGGCAGGGCTGGACCATCACCGGCTGGCACGTCGACGAAGGACTCTCCGGCGGTCTCGCGCCCTCGAAGCGGCCCGCCCTCGCCGCCGCGCTCGACGTGCTCGCCAACCGGGAGGCCGCGATCCTGGTCGCCGCCAAGCTCGACCGCGTCTCGCGCTCGATGAGCGACGCGGCAGCGCTACTCGACCGATCGGCCCGCGAGGGCTGGCAGCTGGTCACCGTCGACATGGCCGTCGACACCAGCAGCCCGCAGGGCCGGGCCGCCGCGCACATGGCGATGACCTTCGCCGAACTGGAACGCGGCCTGATCTCCCAGCGCACCCGGGAAGCGCTCGCCACCCGCAAAGCGGCCGGTGTCCAGCTCGGTCGCCCCACCGAACTGGACGACGACGTGCTCACCAGGATCATCACCGAGGCATCGCAGGGCCAGTCCCTCCGCGCCATCGCGCAGGGACTCATGGCCGACGGCATCCGCACCGGCGCCGGCAAAGAGCAGTGGCATGCCCCGCAGGTCCAGCGCGCCATGGACTCCCAGCGTGGGCAGGCCATCGCCGCCAAGCTGTTCGGCTGA
- a CDS encoding helix-turn-helix domain-containing protein, with amino-acid sequence MSSQLIPIEAPSGERSMVSALGLHRTTVLREIKTGRLKTVKVGRRRFTTDELLAEYVASLPVHGGDAA; translated from the coding sequence GTGTCCTCCCAACTCATCCCGATCGAAGCACCGTCCGGTGAGCGCTCGATGGTCTCCGCGCTCGGTCTCCATCGGACGACCGTGCTCCGAGAGATCAAGACCGGCCGGTTGAAGACGGTGAAGGTGGGCCGCCGCCGGTTCACCACCGACGAGCTCCTCGCCGAGTACGTCGCCAGCCTGCCCGTTCACGGTGGTGACGCGGCGTGA
- a CDS encoding GyrI-like domain-containing protein, producing MNVPLILRDEPFTEPTEVTLPEGVVTVNEFSEAVSLADLPAIFDAGYSSLAEAGPIGPGYALYSGPPSGWFDLEIGFPVAAAPAGFTAGTFPAGRALALSHVGPYDTLGDSWGSLMESFAARDLGEPRLIAEVYATDPSVTPAADLRTDLFVLY from the coding sequence ATGAACGTTCCGTTGATCCTGCGCGACGAGCCCTTCACCGAACCGACCGAGGTGACGCTGCCCGAGGGCGTGGTCACCGTGAACGAGTTCTCCGAGGCGGTCTCCCTCGCCGACCTGCCGGCCATCTTCGACGCCGGCTACTCCTCGCTCGCCGAGGCCGGCCCGATCGGGCCGGGCTACGCCCTGTACTCCGGGCCGCCGAGCGGCTGGTTCGACCTGGAGATCGGCTTTCCGGTCGCGGCCGCGCCCGCCGGCTTCACCGCGGGCACCTTCCCGGCCGGTCGTGCGCTCGCCCTGAGTCACGTCGGCCCCTACGACACCCTCGGCGATTCCTGGGGATCGCTGATGGAGTCGTTCGCCGCGCGCGACCTGGGTGAGCCCCGGCTGATCGCCGAGGTCTACGCCACCGATCCCTCGGTCACTCCCGCCGCCGACCTCCGGACGGATCTGTTCGTTCTGTACTGA
- a CDS encoding tyrosine-type recombinase/integrase, translating into MGRQQLPSGITKVTVKNRRTGKPEPRWRVQLNIGEGDQRHQVRRSFTTEAAARSFRSKTLGDVEAGAYVRGSHRTIEQACADWLTSKHNLKSSTRRGYISALQPVRDQLGEIAVQKLTKRDLDDLVVQLRAGQVERALDDGTTKARKKYAARTINKMIGTLSQVLASEQAQGHLARNVAALVDHVPVEAKEYRTLTEAEMYRVLDHQCRDRHLWTLALYGLRRGEIAGLRWCDVDLTAGTVTIRETRVDGVEGIVVDTPKSRTSARTLPMPVDVVKALKAARKQQWRERLALGEAYAGGEYLASDEAGRPLNTWQISAGWERVLRDLGIERVRLHDARHTCGTLMHLRGVPIREIAQWLGHSSPAFTMATYVHSQGEALKAAGQSFDRVEAT; encoded by the coding sequence ATGGGCCGGCAGCAGCTTCCCAGCGGGATCACGAAGGTGACGGTGAAGAACCGGCGCACCGGCAAGCCCGAACCACGCTGGCGGGTACAGCTGAACATCGGCGAAGGCGACCAGCGGCACCAGGTCCGGCGCTCGTTCACCACCGAAGCGGCGGCCCGCTCGTTCCGGTCCAAGACCCTCGGCGACGTCGAGGCCGGCGCCTACGTCCGCGGCTCACACCGCACCATCGAGCAGGCGTGCGCCGACTGGCTCACCTCCAAGCACAACCTGAAGTCGTCGACCCGGCGCGGGTACATCTCGGCGCTGCAGCCCGTGCGGGACCAGCTCGGCGAGATCGCGGTGCAGAAGCTCACGAAGCGGGATCTCGATGACCTGGTGGTGCAGCTGCGGGCGGGGCAGGTCGAGCGCGCCCTCGACGACGGCACGACGAAGGCGCGCAAGAAGTACGCGGCCCGGACCATCAACAAGATGATCGGCACCCTGTCCCAGGTACTCGCGTCCGAGCAGGCACAGGGCCACCTCGCGCGGAACGTCGCCGCGCTCGTCGATCACGTCCCCGTCGAGGCCAAGGAGTACCGGACCCTGACCGAAGCGGAGATGTACCGGGTCCTCGACCACCAGTGCCGGGACCGTCACCTGTGGACGCTGGCGCTGTACGGGCTGCGCCGCGGTGAGATCGCCGGCCTGCGCTGGTGCGACGTCGACCTGACAGCCGGGACGGTGACCATCCGCGAGACCCGGGTCGACGGCGTCGAGGGGATCGTCGTCGATACCCCGAAGTCGAGGACGTCGGCGCGGACGCTGCCTATGCCGGTCGACGTGGTGAAGGCGTTGAAGGCGGCGCGCAAGCAACAGTGGAGGGAGCGGCTGGCACTCGGCGAGGCGTACGCCGGCGGCGAGTATCTGGCGAGCGATGAGGCCGGGCGCCCGCTGAACACATGGCAGATCTCGGCGGGCTGGGAGCGGGTGTTGCGCGACCTCGGGATCGAGCGGGTGCGCCTGCACGATGCGCGGCACACCTGCGGGACGCTCATGCACCTGCGCGGCGTGCCGATCAGGGAGATCGCCCAGTGGCTCGGGCACAGCTCACCGGCGTTCACGATGGCGACGTACGTGCACAGCCAGGGTGAGGCACTGAAGGCAGCCGGACAGAGTTTCGATCGAGTTGAGGCAACGTGA
- a CDS encoding helix-turn-helix transcriptional regulator produces MTWKVPPKSWSESVAERAATSIKAARERTKTSAAKLSERTAELGAPVSRSVLSDLETGRKRSLDVSELLVIAAALGVPPIFLLYPGLSDDQIDVLPGLRSSSRDAARWFNGEAITATNNDDRDEQRLAHFDDMARELVEAFAQLARLDEAITATVRTLPTGDDGHPVDDGRLDGLMRNRDELRVRIADLDRAVHSERARIARSERA; encoded by the coding sequence ATGACGTGGAAGGTGCCCCCGAAGAGCTGGTCCGAGTCGGTCGCGGAGCGGGCAGCGACGTCGATCAAGGCGGCGCGCGAGCGGACGAAGACCAGCGCAGCGAAGTTGTCAGAGCGAACAGCGGAGCTCGGGGCGCCCGTGTCGCGGTCGGTCCTGTCGGACTTGGAGACGGGCCGGAAACGGAGTCTCGACGTCTCTGAGCTGCTGGTGATCGCGGCGGCGCTCGGTGTTCCGCCGATCTTCCTGCTATACCCCGGACTCTCCGACGACCAGATAGACGTCCTCCCCGGCCTACGCTCGTCGAGCAGGGACGCCGCCCGCTGGTTCAACGGCGAGGCCATCACCGCGACCAACAACGACGACAGAGATGAGCAGCGACTCGCGCACTTCGACGACATGGCCCGCGAGCTTGTCGAGGCATTCGCCCAACTCGCGCGACTCGACGAAGCGATCACGGCGACGGTGCGCACCCTGCCGACAGGCGACGACGGGCACCCCGTCGACGACGGCAGGCTAGATGGGCTCATGCGCAACCGGGATGAGCTGCGCGTCCGCATTGCAGACCTGGACCGCGCTGTTCACTCGGAGCGTGCCCGCATCGCCCGATCGGAGCGTGCGTGA
- a CDS encoding trehalose-6-phosphate synthase, whose amino-acid sequence MAGSQFVVVANRLPVNKQVAPDGTVSWTRAPGGLVTALAPVFDRQPGAWVGWTGSPDCADDPQVDGIDIHAVPLSAAEVEDYYEGFSNATLWPLYHDVLVKPAYRHDWWDAYVSVNRRFAEAAAEAAAPGALVWVQDYQLQLVPAMLRELRPDVKIGFFLHIPFPPYELFSQLPWRREILEGLLGADLVGFHLPGGAQNFLALCRRILGVDASTGPVGVREDFGTVPVGDRIAAAGCFPISIDSAGVAGQAAGEDVQRRAVAIRESLGNPRTLLLGVDRLDYTKGIDVRLASLERLFATGRLDPADTVFVQLASPSRENVDSYAALRDEVERTVAHINGTYGTVDAPPVRYLLQPVPRDELLAYFVAADVTLVTPLRDGMNLVTKEYLAARHDLGGALVLSEFTGASMELGEAYLMNPYDEVSTDDAVVAAVTDDDAERRRRMTALREQVMTHDVDLWAQSFLTALQQQSS is encoded by the coding sequence ATGGCGGGCTCACAGTTCGTCGTCGTCGCCAATCGTCTCCCGGTCAACAAGCAGGTAGCCCCGGACGGCACCGTCTCCTGGACGCGCGCCCCCGGCGGCCTGGTCACCGCTCTCGCCCCGGTCTTCGACCGGCAGCCGGGCGCGTGGGTCGGGTGGACCGGTAGCCCGGACTGCGCCGACGACCCGCAGGTCGACGGCATCGACATCCACGCGGTGCCGCTCAGCGCCGCCGAGGTCGAGGACTACTACGAGGGCTTCAGCAACGCCACCCTGTGGCCGCTGTACCACGACGTTCTGGTGAAACCCGCCTACCGGCATGACTGGTGGGACGCCTACGTGTCGGTGAACCGGCGGTTCGCCGAGGCCGCCGCCGAGGCCGCCGCGCCCGGGGCCCTGGTCTGGGTGCAGGACTACCAGCTTCAGCTGGTGCCCGCCATGCTCCGCGAGCTGCGGCCCGATGTGAAGATCGGCTTCTTCCTGCACATCCCGTTCCCGCCGTACGAGCTGTTCAGTCAGCTCCCCTGGCGCCGGGAGATCCTGGAAGGACTGCTCGGCGCGGACCTGGTGGGTTTCCATCTGCCCGGCGGCGCGCAGAACTTCCTGGCGCTGTGCCGCCGCATCCTGGGAGTGGACGCGTCGACCGGACCCGTCGGCGTGCGAGAGGATTTCGGCACCGTGCCCGTCGGCGACCGCATCGCGGCGGCCGGCTGCTTCCCCATCTCCATCGACTCCGCCGGAGTGGCCGGACAGGCCGCCGGTGAGGACGTCCAGCGCCGCGCGGTCGCGATCCGCGAGAGCCTCGGCAACCCGCGCACGCTGCTTCTGGGCGTCGACCGGCTCGACTACACCAAGGGCATCGACGTCCGGCTCGCCTCGCTGGAACGGCTCTTCGCCACCGGACGGCTGGACCCGGCCGACACCGTCTTCGTGCAGCTCGCCAGCCCGAGCCGGGAGAACGTCGACAGCTACGCGGCGTTGCGCGACGAGGTGGAACGCACCGTCGCCCACATCAACGGCACCTACGGGACGGTCGACGCACCGCCGGTCCGCTACCTGCTGCAACCGGTCCCCCGCGACGAGTTGCTCGCCTACTTCGTGGCCGCGGACGTCACCCTGGTGACCCCGCTGCGCGACGGCATGAACCTGGTGACCAAGGAGTACCTCGCGGCCCGCCACGACCTCGGCGGCGCACTGGTGCTGAGCGAGTTCACCGGCGCCTCGATGGAACTCGGAGAGGCGTACCTGATGAATCCGTACGACGAGGTGTCGACGGACGACGCGGTGGTCGCCGCCGTGACCGACGACGACGCGGAGCGCCGCCGCCGCATGACGGCGCTGCGCGAGCAGGTGATGACACACGACGTCGACCTGTGGGCGCAGAGCTTCCTGACCGCCCTGCAACAGCAGTCCAGCTGA
- a CDS encoding threonine/serine exporter family protein produces the protein MREYIRRGLNRILGSDQATIDTIEPGRIVVTPRKPIDLHDEAAITEVLDLAARIGAVLLDSGTGAIDTRDQVAFVAGIYGLDDVDVDVTFNTVLICARRGSTLPPITASRTVAYRSLDFTRLAETDRLVRRIRGLAISPASAHRIVDVIIAAPHPYARWISTLAWGVMAYGVAVFLAAGWLIGLTAFLSSVSIVVINRYLNRIGTPPFFQQMTGGFVAVLPAAVLFRILEFTSYDINPAKIIAAGIVVLLSGLSLVGAVQDAITGAPITGTARFTEVLVMTGGILVGVALAVRFVGLFGIELPELTTIAPFGASDLPARIIGGAIVSGGFAAASYAERRALPAAIVSGALGSGVQGVMAVYSTSPLIGYAAAAVVVGLIGGVAARRALTPPLVIAIAGITPMLPGLAIYRGMYGLLNNDPGRGGAEMATAFALGCALAAGVTLGEFIARRLRRPHLSPAIPDALRHVRPPVPPLTPRRIRDRARRRRPPPRGPA, from the coding sequence GTGCGTGAGTATATCCGCCGTGGCCTGAACCGTATCCTCGGCTCCGACCAGGCGACGATCGACACGATCGAGCCGGGCCGCATCGTCGTCACCCCGCGGAAGCCGATCGACCTGCACGACGAGGCCGCGATCACCGAGGTCCTCGACCTCGCCGCCCGCATCGGCGCGGTCCTGCTCGACTCGGGCACCGGGGCGATCGACACCCGCGACCAGGTGGCCTTCGTCGCGGGCATCTACGGGCTCGACGACGTCGACGTGGACGTCACCTTCAACACCGTCCTGATCTGCGCCCGGCGCGGCAGCACCCTGCCGCCGATCACCGCCTCGCGCACCGTCGCCTACCGATCCCTCGACTTCACGCGCCTCGCCGAGACGGACCGCCTGGTGCGCCGCATCCGCGGTCTGGCGATCAGTCCGGCGTCGGCGCACCGGATCGTCGACGTGATCATCGCCGCCCCGCACCCGTACGCGCGGTGGATCTCGACGCTCGCGTGGGGCGTGATGGCCTACGGCGTCGCGGTCTTCCTCGCCGCGGGCTGGCTGATCGGCCTCACCGCGTTCCTGTCCTCGGTCTCGATCGTGGTGATCAACCGCTACCTCAACCGGATCGGCACGCCACCGTTCTTCCAGCAGATGACCGGCGGGTTCGTCGCCGTGCTCCCGGCCGCCGTGCTGTTCCGGATACTGGAGTTCACCAGCTACGACATCAATCCGGCGAAGATCATCGCCGCCGGGATCGTGGTGCTGCTGTCCGGGCTGTCGCTGGTCGGCGCCGTGCAGGATGCGATCACGGGGGCCCCGATCACCGGCACGGCGCGGTTCACCGAGGTCCTGGTGATGACCGGCGGCATCCTGGTGGGTGTCGCCCTCGCCGTGCGGTTCGTCGGCCTGTTCGGCATCGAGCTGCCGGAGCTGACCACCATCGCCCCGTTCGGCGCCTCGGATCTGCCGGCCCGGATCATCGGCGGCGCGATCGTCTCCGGCGGTTTCGCCGCGGCGAGTTACGCCGAACGACGCGCCCTGCCCGCGGCGATCGTGTCCGGCGCACTCGGTTCGGGCGTGCAGGGCGTCATGGCCGTCTACAGCACCAGCCCGCTCATCGGCTACGCGGCCGCCGCGGTGGTGGTCGGCCTCATCGGCGGCGTCGCCGCCCGCCGCGCCCTCACTCCGCCGCTGGTCATCGCCATCGCCGGCATCACCCCGATGCTCCCCGGCCTCGCCATCTACCGCGGCATGTACGGGCTGCTCAACAACGACCCCGGTCGCGGCGGCGCCGAGATGGCGACCGCCTTCGCACTCGGCTGCGCCCTCGCCGCCGGTGTGACCCTCGGCGAGTTCATCGCCCGCCGCCTGCGCAGACCGCATCTGTCACCGGCCATTCCGGACGCGCTCCGCCACGTCCGTCCTCCCGTGCCCCCGCTGACGCCCCGGCGGATCCGCGATCGGGCCCGCCGACGCCGGCCCCCGCCACGCGGTCCCGCATGA
- a CDS encoding helix-turn-helix domain-containing protein: MTETDSLLSTLSAAAYIGMTPGTLRAWRKQGTGPAYVKTGDDDRAAVRYRRSDLDRWLDDRTVRPVR; this comes from the coding sequence ATGACCGAGACCGACTCTCTCCTGAGCACCCTGTCGGCCGCCGCCTACATCGGCATGACGCCCGGCACCCTCCGTGCCTGGCGGAAGCAGGGCACCGGGCCGGCGTACGTGAAGACCGGCGACGACGACCGCGCTGCCGTCCGCTATCGCCGCTCCGACCTTGACCGGTGGCTCGACGACCGCACCGTCCGCCCCGTCCGGTGA
- the otsB gene encoding trehalose-phosphatase, producing MTANGITAELRAALDDFCRLDRVLVASDYDGCVAPIQPRPELAVPNPASIDALRACASRPGTLAALVSGRARDDLAAMSGAAAPLVLVGSHGAEFESGFDAPLTEDQSRLLARIVAEFDSLASRFAGTSVEVKPASTTLHVRNASADDAAAAMALAESGPAGWPGVHVTRGKAVIELAVIETSKGLALDRLRKSFDAAAVLYLGDDVTDEKAFAHLRRRDGSPAGRDVGIKVGAGDTVAEFRVPGTDDVATVLEYVAAGRPS from the coding sequence GTGACCGCGAACGGAATCACTGCGGAACTGCGTGCGGCGCTCGACGACTTCTGCCGGCTCGACCGGGTGCTGGTGGCCTCCGACTACGACGGCTGCGTCGCCCCGATCCAGCCGCGGCCGGAACTCGCCGTGCCCAACCCGGCGTCGATCGACGCCCTGCGGGCATGCGCGTCGCGGCCCGGCACGCTGGCCGCACTGGTGTCCGGACGCGCCCGTGACGATCTGGCCGCCATGTCCGGTGCCGCCGCTCCCCTCGTGCTGGTGGGCAGCCACGGCGCCGAGTTCGAGAGCGGCTTCGACGCGCCGCTCACCGAGGACCAGAGCCGGCTGCTGGCCCGCATCGTCGCCGAGTTCGATTCCCTCGCTTCGCGGTTCGCCGGCACCAGCGTCGAGGTGAAGCCGGCCAGCACCACCCTGCACGTGCGCAACGCCTCCGCCGACGACGCCGCTGCCGCGATGGCTCTGGCGGAGTCCGGACCGGCCGGCTGGCCCGGCGTGCACGTGACCCGAGGCAAGGCGGTGATCGAGCTCGCCGTGATCGAGACCAGTAAGGGACTCGCGCTCGACCGCCTCCGGAAGTCGTTCGATGCGGCGGCCGTCCTCTATCTCGGCGACGACGTGACCGACGAGAAGGCCTTCGCCCATCTGCGGCGCCGGGACGGCAGCCCGGCCGGTCGCGACGTCGGCATCAAGGTCGGGGCGGGCGACACGGTCGCCGAATTCCGCGTGCCGGGCACCGACGACGTCGCCACCGTCCTGGAGTACGTCGCGGCCGGCCGGCCGAGCTGA